The genomic stretch ACTTGGCGGCCGGCGAAACGCTGTTCGTCAACGGGGGCACGGGCGGAGTCGGCTCGACGGTGGTGCAGATGGCCAAGGCCATCGGCGCGAAGGCCATTACCACGGCCGGCAGCAAGGAGAAGGTCGAGCTGGCCCGATCGTTGGGCGCCGACGTGGCGGTCAACTACAAGACCGACGACGTCGATGCCGCGATCCGGCAGGCGGCGCCCGGCGGACTCAACGTCTGGTGGGAGACGCTCCGCGAGCCGAACTTCGAGCGCACGGTGCCGCTGTTGGCCCCGCGCGGCCGCGTGATTCTGATGGCCGGGCGTGAAGCGCGGCCCGTGTTTCCAGTCGGCCCCTTCTACACCAAGGACTGTTCGTTGCACGGCTTCGCCATGTTCAACGCGACGCCGCAAGAGCAGCAAGCCGCCGCGACCGACATCAACCGCTGGCTCTCGGCCGGGCAATTGAAGCCGCGCATCGACCGCGTGCTGCCGTTGGCCAAGGCGGCCGAGGCCCACAAGCTGCAAGAAGAGAACACGCTGCACAAGGCCGGCACGCTGGCCGGCAAGATTGTGCTCGTGCCGTGAACGGTCTATCGGCCCAACAGCTTGACGCCGGCTTTCTTGGCCGCTTTGCGGAGCGGTTCATCGAGCGTTGCGAGAGGCAAGTGTCGCCGCACTGCCAGGTCGAGGTACATGGCGTCGTAGCTGGTCAACCGGTGGGTGCGGCAGAGGGGCAGGATATGTGAAAACGACCGCAAAGGCGATTCTGTGTCGAGTTCGATATCGAGCTGA from Pirellulales bacterium encodes the following:
- a CDS encoding NADPH:quinone reductase; the encoded protein is MKAAYINQTGPADHIQYGDLPTPEPAGSQVLVRVKAAAVNPIDTYIRAGAVKMELPMPFIIGCDLAGVVERSGPQAKRYPPGTRVWGSNQGLLGRQGTFAEFAAVEEQWLYPSPDNVSDEQAAAIALVGITAHIGLVRCAHLAAGETLFVNGGTGGVGSTVVQMAKAIGAKAITTAGSKEKVELARSLGADVAVNYKTDDVDAAIRQAAPGGLNVWWETLREPNFERTVPLLAPRGRVILMAGREARPVFPVGPFYTKDCSLHGFAMFNATPQEQQAAATDINRWLSAGQLKPRIDRVLPLAKAAEAHKLQEENTLHKAGTLAGKIVLVP